From the Croceicoccus marinus genome, the window ACCATCCGTCACTATCGCAACCGGCTAACCGGGAGCGGGACGCTCGAGGCATTGATGCAGGCGTTCGAGCGGCAACTGCACGAGGCAGGTTATCTCGCCATGGGCGGCCAGATCGTGGATGCCACGCTGGTGCCCGCGCCCAAGCAGCGCAACACCGAGGACGAGAAGGCCGCCATCAAGGCGGGCAAGTCGGCGAAGCAGATCTGGCGCGGCAAGCCAAACAAGGCGCACCAGAAGGATGTCGACGCGCGCTGGACGGTGAAGATCGGCGGCAAGATCCGATATCGCCCGGATGGGACACCGCTGCCGCAGATCGCCACGCCGGTGTTCGGTTACAAATCCCATATCAGCATCGACCGCCGCTTCGGCTTTATTCGCAGGGCAGCGGTGACATCGGCGGCGCATAGCGACGGGCGTCAGTTGCGCTGCGTGATCGACACCAGCAACACCGCCAGCGACGTCTGGGCCGACAGCGCCTATCGCAGCCAGAAGAACGAGACATGGCTGGCGCGCAACATGCTCACGAGCCGCATCCATCGCAGAAAGCCCAAGGGCAAACCGATGCCCGAGCGCATCGCGCGCGCCAATGCCGCGAAATCGGCCGTGCGGGCCAAGGTGGAGCACGTCTTTGCGCACCAGAAGAATCGCTATGGTCTATTCATCCGGACCATTGGGCTCGCCAGGGCGCAGGCCAAACTTACGCTGGCCAACCTGGTCTACAATTTCGACCGCCTGATCTTCCACGAGCGGCGGGCAGCCACAGGATAGGTGCGCCTGAATGCAGGAAATGGGCTGACCAGCGACGAAAATACAACCTCAGAAGGCCCAGCGCCGTCATGAAATGGCACTCCTCACGCTACGCACCTCAAGCCGCCCAATCACGCGGCCAAAATCAGAGTTGTTGCGGGTGTCCAGCTCGCGGTAAGCGCAGTATAATTGGGAGACCCACATGGCGGTAGAAGAATCCGATGGACACGTCGAGAAATCGGTAACGCGTGACGACGGCAGCTGGCAAATCCCAGAGCCGGGTCACTCTGAACTCGTGCAGATGCGAATTCGCCTCATCACCCTTGAAAACATCGTTCTCGGGCTGCTCTCTGATGCGACCGAAAAGCAGGTCGACCAGATAAGGCGGCGCGCCGATATGATAGAGCCACGCGCTGATGCCACAAGGCATCCGCTCACCGAATTGGCAGCAGACGACATGCGGAAATTTCTTGATCGATCTCAAAGGATCCTGAAAGTAAGCCGTTCCAGCGACGCGATCATAGAATAACTATCGACCAAGTGAGTGAAGTTGCTGGTTTTGCCGGATCCGCTTTTTACGACCGTCGCGAATAAAGGCTGAAGCGTGAATCGAACTTTTTGGCTGATATTTTTGTGGGATCCTGGTCGCCTTCGTCTAAGAGATTTTCCAAATGCCTTTCTTCGACGGTGCAAACCTCACCCCATATGAGCGAACAGTACGCTGCGGCCTCGCCAGTCTCGGCGATGGCCGAATCCTGTTGACGGTTAATGAATTGGCCGTCCTCAAAGGCGGTGGCAACTGGCTTTGGTAACCTTCCAAGTCCCCGATCGCAATCTACCTTGTCTTTGGTCTCGAGGTTGCGGCCGTGGTGGTATTGATTGCCACCTCGCTGCCGCGCGAGAGCATGTCAAGTTGGCGCTATAGCGACTTGATGCCGGTCGAGCCTGCAACGGGCCTGGCTCTGGTGCTCATCAATATGTGGATTATCGTACCTGACTTTCCTTGGCTTTCGTGAGGTTTGTGCGGCCTAAACCTGAATGATTAACCTCGGCGCTTACTGTTTCGTTCAAAATTCCCCCCGCCGCCTTATCCTAGGCATGCGATTGGCGAGCAGGATAAATTCGGAAAGGGCAAACTATGTGCCGCCGAGCGCGAAAAGCAGGAGCCACCAACTGTTGATGTGGTGGCTCTGCGTCCAATCCATGATGTGGAGTCTCCAGATGATAACTCCGCCAGCTAGCCAATTGCGGTGAGGGCGAGGCCGATCAGACGTCGTGCGGCGCAAACAGAATAGATGCGGCACTGGCGGGACAAATCGCCGTTTCCAGCAGGTCCCAGCGGTCCGTCGGAGTTTCTTCGACCATCCAGAGCCAGCGACGTGAGGCAGCGATATAGACGCCGCGATAAGCCGCAAACGCCCGACCTGCGGCGTCGGCGTCAGTCCGCGCAAAAAATGTGCGAAGAGGGCGAACGACAGGATGCCGGGTTCAGCCACAAGCGCTGAGCGATCCATACTCATCCACGCCAGAAAGCAAGACACCCCGCGATTTCGGCGAGCGCGGCTAGGGATAGATCCAGACGGCGCTCACTGGATCGCGTCTTTTGCGAGCGTCTCGATAACCCGGCAGTCGCTGACGGTGCCCTGGTCGCAGGTCGCAAGCATTCGGTCGAGTTCCCCGTGGAGCGCAAGGAGATCGATCTTCCGTTCGACTTCGGCGAGATCAGTGCGCGCAAGCGCACCGACGGCCGCGCAGGATCGTGACTTGTCGTCGGCCAGGTCGAGCAGTTCGCGAAACCGGAGCATAGGACACCAACCGCTATGACAGCTCCGAAAGTTGTAATATCACGTCTCGATAAGCGTCTATATCCTTGTGCACGGAAAATGCCTGTCAGCA encodes:
- a CDS encoding MerR family DNA-binding protein: MLRFRELLDLADDKSRSCAAVGALARTDLAEVERKIDLLALHGELDRMLATCDQGTVSDCRVIETLAKDAIQ
- a CDS encoding IS5 family transposase encodes the protein MQPRSLFSLAEHLDRLSKDGDPLEVLAGTVDFERFRPLLTRGLGYSNGAKGGRPPFDPVAMFKVLVVQAQHNLSDARMEFMIRDRLSWMRFFGFDLGGAMPDENTIRHYRNRLTGSGTLEALMQAFERQLHEAGYLAMGGQIVDATLVPAPKQRNTEDEKAAIKAGKSAKQIWRGKPNKAHQKDVDARWTVKIGGKIRYRPDGTPLPQIATPVFGYKSHISIDRRFGFIRRAAVTSAAHSDGRQLRCVIDTSNTASDVWADSAYRSQKNETWLARNMLTSRIHRRKPKGKPMPERIARANAAKSAVRAKVEHVFAHQKNRYGLFIRTIGLARAQAKLTLANLVYNFDRLIFHERRAATG